AAAATGACTCACCACTATTTTTTTCTATGATTTGCTTAGCCAATTCTGAAAAAATGCTTTGATATGCAAATTGGCTTCTAAAAGAAGCGATGGGACGTATAAATCGTAAGGCATAAAGAGTGCGCCCAACGTTGTAACCAAAATCACCTAAACCATCAAGAGCTGATTCTGGCAAGCCACTGTCATGTGCAATCAGATCACGTACTTCAAATTCGGAAGTTGCTTTAGCGTCATATAGCTTAAATTCTGGATATAATTTTTGAACTTTAGTGCCCCAATTGTATTTTCTTTCATCGATTTGTTTAGCTAATAAAGTAGCAGTAAATGATTTCGTCATTGAGGCAATATCAAAAATAGTATCTGCATTAACTGGTCTACCTTCTTCATCTCGAACTCCAAACCCTTGGGCATAAACTAACGCACCATTTTTTACAACGGCGAAAGACATACCAGGAACCTTCCAGTCATGCTGAACTTGCTGAGCATAATTTTGCAAATCTTGTAATACTTCATTCATAGGCTTTTTTTCGAAGGCGGCATTATCGGCAAATGCAGTACTGAAAACGGTGATAATGGTTATGGTTATGGTTATAGCCATTTGCCTTTTTTTAAAATTCAATAAGATCATAATTTGTATGCCTTTTCCCTAATCGGAATTACGAATCTACAAATCTAGTATTATTCAAGAAAATGAAATTTTAAAAACTCATTTTAAGCCTGAAAATTTTAATATCTGATTTAACTTGATTTTGATTGATTTTCTCAAAGAAAATGGATCAAGAGATTGGTAGACCATGGTTAGCTTTTCTTTTTGTTCCTGTAGAATAGAAGGCTCTTGAAGCACTCTCTGATAAGGGGTTTGCGGAGAGTCGTATTTCTTTCGATAGCGAGAGCCAATACGTGTTTTTTCTACAAGCTTCATCGAAATGTTAATATATTGTCGTTATACACTATGAGGCCGCGAATGAAAATTGTGATTATTGGTGGGGGTATGAGAAAACTTCTGGTATATCTGGTAATGATATTTAACAACCCACGTCCTTCATCAAGAGTTAGATGAGCTTTATGTGCAGTTTTACTAACTAGTTGAAGAGCAGCTTCCAAATAATATGCATTAGTTTCAAGCCGCTGTTGGTTAATTGTGTAGCCTTGTATTAGATGATCTTTTAAGAGTTTTGTGGCCCACTGACGAAATTGTACCCCTCGCTTTGAATTGATGCGGTAGGCTACAGAAATGATAGCGTCTAGATTGTAATGTTTTATTTTACGCGAAACAGTGCGCTTGCCTTCAGTTTGAACTATCGAGGTTTCCTCGGTAGTTGACCTCTCGCTAAGCTCTTGATCTTGAAAAATATTTTTGAGATGAAGACTGATGTTGTCTATTGAAGTGTCCAGTAAATCTGATAGTTGCTTTTGTGTTAGCCAAACAGTATCTTGATCAAGGCGAACTTCAAAGGTGCCACGATCATTTTCATAAAAAAAATTTGGCTCATTTTTACACCTTTAATCTAGGGACATTTTTGCGACAGTTGTAGACAAATCATGACAGTATTTAATAATAGGTGTCAATACAGTAAAATTTATAACCTATTGATTTAATTGTTGTTGATTGTTGTGGAATGCGGCTTGAACTAGACTCTTAACTGCTCTGGCAAATATCCTGAATGAAGTGATATTTGTTTTGCTTAGGATTTAGCACCGTCAGAATGCAACTTACACATGTACTAGAAATGGATAGCTTTTACCTTCGTTAATACCCCAGGTATTGACGAAATCCCAGCCATTATAAGTACTTTTCTGCAACATCTCAGCAGTGGTTTTGCCAATACCCCCCGCAGAATTAGATTGCCCAGAGGATTGTTTATCCCAATAGTTGTTAGGTAAGTTAAGCACAGAACCAACGTTTTTACCTAGTAGGCCACCTCCATCAGACAAGCTGACAACTTTTCCTGCCGAATACGAAGTTTTGATAGTTCTACCATAGTTGATACCTAACAAACCACCCGCATAACTTTCAGCATTGACAGCTCCTAAAGCAAAACTATTGGATACTTGACCGGATAATTACCACCCATATTTAGCGGAATAGGTCATTAATTGTAAACAAATTTTCGATTTCTTTTTGACCTGATGATAGTCTTTAAAAAAAGATAGCCTTGAGTATTTTTCATGAGCTTGCACCAATATTTTTTTTCTATACCAATTAGGAAACCATGCCATAAACCAGATGCCAAAAATAGGGGTACCATAAGTGATGGATTCGTAAATCCAGCCATTCACCGTGTGGTAATATATCCGCAACACATGAATCATTAGATTAAATAAAAAAATACTTCCCCACACAGCGGTCAAAATATAATTTATTTTAAGAAAGAGAGGATGGTTCCATTTGTCTTTGGCTACCTGTAGTTTTGCATATTGGATAGTAAATGGCTGCCTCAGCAGGATAGAGATCCAAGCAATAGCAGCTAATGTGCCATTTGAAAATAACCATGCCTGCTTAGCCACCCATTGATTCTTAAATAAAACCACAGCGACAAACAAAAAAATAAAGAAAGCGAAAGTTCCCCAATTGAGGATAAATCTTTTCTTTAGTCCCCTGAAGTCAAAAATGACAGATGTGACTCCTGCAATAATAACCGCTATATCTATTTGTTCTTGCGAGTGATTAAGTAAAATGAAAAATAAAATCCAAGGAAGAAAACTACGAATAATATCTTTTAACATGATGCCTACTCTGATTCTAACACCTTGATTGTCTCTTTACACCAAGTCAATTGTGCTTTAGCAGTTCTTAGTCCAAAATCCAAGGTAATTAGCCAATATTTTAGATGAGGTGATTGGTTATATTCGTGGATTAATTTTTTACGTATTTTAAGAAAGGTGTTTATTTCTTCCTCTAGTGCTTTTTGTGAATGTATCACATGATGAAGGTTATCTTTAGCTTCCATATTTTTGCCAAAAAATAATTTCAATAAGAGCTCGTTTCGTACCAGTGTTGCCTGTGGCTCTTTTTTTAGCCAATTGCTCAGTTCATTTCGTCCTTTTGTGGTAATAGAATAGATTTTTTTTATTCTCTGTATTTTTTGTGATGTTTCTTCCTTACAGGTTGCAAGCTTTTCTTTTACGCACAGGGCTAAGGCAGGATAAATTTGTCCTTCGCTTTCAGACCAAAAATAGTTGGTGCTGCTTTCAATCATTTTGACAATTTCGTACCCTGTATGATCGCTTAAAGCTAGCATGCCGAGTACAGTGTATTTGGTTCTGTTTCGCTTGTTCATGGACAACCTCTAAAAGTATATATCTTTTAGAGGTATTATGCTTTGGATAAAGCTTTATGTCAAATTTTCCATGATCCCCAAATTATCAAGGCAGATTCACTATCACAAGTAGAGGAAATAGTTAACACAGATCCCTTTATCAAAGAAGAGTATTATTAAAAATATAGCATTCATGAATTTAAGATGGCGGGAGCTCACAATGATTGGCTGGCTAATTAAAAGCAGATGGTAATGCGTGAGGATTTGTCCATCAAAAAAAGTTGTTAAGTGCCCCTAATGTTGAGACAGGTATCTTGCTTTTATCAAAAGAAACATAAATTTTATGAATCAAGCTGCAGTTTGGTGACAGGCTGGTTACATTCGGTGGTCGTATCTATTCAATCTCAAGAACAATTTTACCTTTAGTATGACCTGATTCAACGAGTTGATGTGCCTTGGCTGCTTGATTTAGCGGAAAAATGGCTGATGCATGGGGTTTAAGAAGACCTTGCTCCAATAACTGAGCTATTTTTGAAAGCTGTTGTTGATTTAGCAATACAAAAACTGTTTCACCAAGCTTTCTCCCCCACGCAAAGAGTATGTAAGATAGCCTTCTGTAGGTATGCATTCCGCTGTATGTAGCAGGGATAACATTTAATTTATTAAATCCGACTGAGAACTAATTCATCAGGGGCATAAATCCAGCTTATGATTAACAAAACAGGTAATGCAATAAAAATAATTTGAAACACAAAAAATAGCTTCCCCAGAAACTTGTGAGAAGGCTCATCGGTACCTTATGTGCTGTTATTTAAATTTAATTCCTTATACGCAGCAATATAAAAATGCCTGGAAGGGTTTGAGCGTAGTTAAGAGAATTTTATGCCCTGAGATGAATTTTCAGGGGTAGGTAAACTTGCAAGCAGTGGTTCCATGGCGCGCTTCTTATGTTCTGGCAGTTCCTATTCTACAAATTGTCGCAAAGATCTATCATCATCGTCTGTAGTAGTTCCTAATGGATATCCATGCTGTAGGAGAAAAAAAGCCACTCATGCTTTTGAAGCACCATGAAGCACAGGAAAATAATTGTGTTCTTACCCCCGTAATTAACCACAGTACCTCCCTGCGAGGAATGGTTAGTCTACGACGCTACACAGTTAGCAGATCAGGAATTTTATTATTGCATTGCTGATGGTTGGGAAAATAAAAGCCAAATTAATGAAAAAGTATTCAGTTATTCAGAATTTTTGCAAGGAGATTAATGCTGCGCTTTATTCCATGGACAAACCATCAATGATTTTAATTGCAAACCTTATACAAATCCTAAAATAATTTGATTTATAATTTTAGAGAAAATTAGTCAATCATTTTAAAATCAGAAGCCTTATTCAAACAGCGACTATTAATGGGATAGAAGCAAGCAAAACGGTCGGAGAGTGTGTGGGTCAATTTTTTGACACTTGTTTGAAGAAAAAAGTAACGCCGATTTTTAGTAAAGATCGACCTTTAAATGATACCACAGTAACTCGTGGCGATTATATTGAATTACCAGAAATGAAGCCTTTACGAACATCGAGCCATTGCGAGTCTGCTATGTTTACTCCACCAAAACAAAAATCTTCTGAAGAAACTTATGGAAAAAAATTCTTAGAGTCCCCATGCTCTGAAACTCCAAACTTTGAATTATAATAATTATTAGGAAAAGTTAATATTATGCCATTGAATGCTTTTAAAGTTTTGAAGGTTTTATTTGTTCTTTATGCTTCTTTGATTAATAAAGTCGGTGTTTATAAGGGATCATCAGTCAAAGATTCACGTGAAGAATCTGAACTCGCGCAACACAATCGGTATGAGTTAATGCCTCCACCAGACTTCTGCGCCTTGAAACCAACAGACAATTTTTTAATGGAGAAAGTTGGGCTGAGGATGATTCAGATCAAGAAATGGGAAGTTTGAGAGCATTCTCTGTTAGGTATCTTACGTAATGAACTACATCATGTAGCAGTACATTTGACTAATTTACACAGGCAAGACTTATCTCCGTCAAGCGACGTATTAGCCTCTATGCAAATTGTAAGTCTTTTTCTCCAAGATTCTTCTTCAGCAAAAACTCATTAAAGCTAACAGATACTGGTCATGAATCCATTCTCTATCTGCTGCAAATTTTTATCAGGTAATTTGGCGAAAATCGCCAGCCCAGTATATTCTTTGGGCTAGGTCTTATCAGAGATGTTTCTGGATATCTCTAAATTAATATAACCAATAAAATCACAGTTCGTTTACCCGTATTGCCATAATTAAAAAAACATGCTTTAATTTCGCAATATGAATACTAAATTTTCAAAAAGATAAAATAATATAAAAATCCAGTGGGGCTTTGATTTTTAACGCATAACTTTGATAAATAATTGATGAGCCATCATGTACTAAATTTAATAGCAGATAGCTATGAAAAAAATAATCATTATTGAAACATCAGACGTTGGTGCAGCACATACAGCGGAAGCTAGCAAAAAGTTGGGCTATGAACCGGTGTTTATATTCACGCCATCTAACTACCAAGCAGATACTTATAATCAACTTATAAAATACCCCCATTATGAATGTAGTGACACCACGCAATTAGAACCGCTCATTAAAACCATAGACGCTAATAACATTCAAAATATAGCTGCGGTAATTACTATGTTAGATAGCCGATTAAATATCAGTTATCAACTGGCTGACTTTTTAAAAGTATCCGGCATAGACAAAGCGATTATAACCTTAAGCGACAAAGCTAAAGTAGCCGAATTAATTTCGGAATATAGTCCACTCACAGTGATTTTTAATAAGCACGATATTCCTTATCGTTGTTTAGAAAAATTGTTCTCTAAAAATGAAAAATTAATTATTAAGCCCACCCAGGGTGCCGGCGCACTGGGCATGTTTATGCTTAACTCCATTGAAGAGTTAAAGCAACTGTCCAATTTAATTGAAAAGACCAATTTGCAAACATTAATTCATGGTCATTGGATAGCCCAGCCCTTACTGCCAGGGCGCTTAATCAGCCTTGAAGGATATGCCATCGGAGGAAAAGCTAACTTTATTGGATTTACCGCCAGACAAAAAGTAGGCAATACTGAATCAATAAATCATTTTCCAGCAAATAATTTTCTAACTGACAAAGCCATAAAAACAGCCTATGCAGCAATTAATACCCTGGTGCAAAGATCAGCATATAAAAATGGATATTTTCATGCAGAATTCATAGTTAACCAAGACGATTGTCACCTGATTGATGCTAACTTTGGTAGGGTAGGTGGTGGCGGCATTGCGCAACAATTGGCCATGTCTTACCAAAAAAATCCTACTGATTTATTCTGCCATCTGATTAACACCAGTATTTTTGGAGAAATACATAATCATTCAGATTTATATGCAATAGAACCTATAAAAACACTTTCGATAAATTACGGTCTGCAAGAAACTTCCGTGCTTACTAATTTAATTTTACCCAATCATTTCCATGGCTTGCACACCCAGATTTTAAATAATGGCGCTATTGTTCCTAAAATGGGTATTAATAATTGGTCTTGGCTATCCATTGCAGTGGGATATCCAAGAGAACTTTTAAACAGTTTAAATGAAATTCAGATTGTGACGGATAGAGGAAATTTTAAACCTTTCTATTTGGAAGGTGGGATGGCTCATATTGAGAGGATAGATGAGTATTTACCACAATTATGAATCTGAATGGTTACTCTGAAAAGGACCAGCTGAAATGTTTATTCATTTGAATTATACTGAAAAATCTCACAAGGCATTAAATAATATAAAAAAATATTTAACGCAAAATTCAGATATCATTCCCATTAATTATAAATTCTATTTAACCAAAGGATATCCAGGCAATGCAAAAGGCTATCTTTATAGAGATAAAAGACTTGAAAAATCAGTTAAAAATATTATAGAAAGCAATCTGGGTTATCATGTAATCATTAAAAGATATCAAGCTTATGACAATAGTCTCGGTTTATTTGATTGGCCGGAACATTATGCTATTAAATTATTAAATGTCGATGGTGTCTTATCCACAGGTAATAATATCTTCATGTTCTTTCCCGAAGTTTTAGGAATTAACACTGAAAACATTGCTGATTACTTCGGTTTTGAATTTGTAGATGCTTGGGTGTCAGTTTTTGATAAAGTTGTTTTTCCCTGTATCAAGCAGACATTTTGTTTAGATAGTCAGTATCAATTTTATCAGCATTTAAATTCTGAATTAGAACATACCATTTATTTAGCCTCTATATTTCACGAAATTGGACATCGCGTGAGTTGTTGGAAGGTTTCTCCCGCCAAACATCCTCAAGTTAGTTTGTCAAAATTTCACACTGATATTATGGGAGAACTATCAACGGATACATTATTAGTCAACCTGTTGCCAGAATTTCCGGAGCTGGGATATTTTGTCTTGGCGCAGCGATTATTTTGGTTTGGCAGAAAAGGTTTTTCCAGCAATCATTTGTCAGGTGCAATAAATCAAGACAATGATGCCTGGATAGGTAGCTATTTATGGAATAAAAGTTGTAAAATAGGCTGCATTGAATTTATCCCAGAGTCTAAAAAATTAATATTGAATGCAGCAAAAATTATACCGTTATTTTCTTTGATTTTGGAAGACTTGAATCAATTAGGTCTTGAAGTTATAAACGCCTCTCCAGGTAACCAAGATATGATTGTGCATCAATGGTTATGCAAAAATTTAGAATTTGTCGATAATCAGTTTATCTTGCC
This genomic interval from Patescibacteria group bacterium contains the following:
- a CDS encoding PadR family transcriptional regulator codes for the protein MNKRNRTKYTVLGMLALSDHTGYEIVKMIESSTNYFWSESEGQIYPALALCVKEKLATCKEETSQKIQRIKKIYSITTKGRNELSNWLKKEPQATLVRNELLLKLFFGKNMEAKDNLHHVIHSQKALEEEINTFLKIRKKLIHEYNQSPHLKYWLITLDFGLRTAKAQLTWCKETIKVLESE
- a CDS encoding zinc-binding dehydrogenase — translated: MHTYRRLSYILFAWGRKLGETVFVLLNQQQLSKIAQLLEQGLLKPHASAIFPLNQAAKAHQLVESGHTKGKIVLEIE
- a CDS encoding ATP-grasp domain-containing protein gives rise to the protein MKKIIIIETSDVGAAHTAEASKKLGYEPVFIFTPSNYQADTYNQLIKYPHYECSDTTQLEPLIKTIDANNIQNIAAVITMLDSRLNISYQLADFLKVSGIDKAIITLSDKAKVAELISEYSPLTVIFNKHDIPYRCLEKLFSKNEKLIIKPTQGAGALGMFMLNSIEELKQLSNLIEKTNLQTLIHGHWIAQPLLPGRLISLEGYAIGGKANFIGFTARQKVGNTESINHFPANNFLTDKAIKTAYAAINTLVQRSAYKNGYFHAEFIVNQDDCHLIDANFGRVGGGGIAQQLAMSYQKNPTDLFCHLINTSIFGEIHNHSDLYAIEPIKTLSINYGLQETSVLTNLILPNHFHGLHTQILNNGAIVPKMGINNWSWLSIAVGYPRELLNSLNEIQIVTDRGNFKPFYLEGGMAHIERIDEYLPQL